Within the Maribacter sp. BPC-D8 genome, the region CTTTGATGAAGAAGATTTAATGAGTGCGGTAGAGAGTAGATTAGCCAAAGCTGAACTCTTGTTACGAATGCAAGATGAAACTTCAAAAGAACATGGTGTTTCAGAGAATGAAATGCGAACCATTCATGAACTTAAAAACTTTTTTGATGATAATGGCGAGGTAGTAAATTTCAAGCAAGGAGAAAATATTTATGAAGAAGATAGCCGTTCTAACAAAATTTATCTTGTTTTAAAAGGACTTGTAAAGTGCTACAACATGGATCCTGACGGAAAAGAATTGATTACATCTTTAGCTAAAGCAGATGATTTTTTAGGCTTCACCTCTTTTTTAAACAATGTACCTTATCAAGAATCGGCTACAGCAATGAGCGATGTCGAGTTAGCAGGCATTTCTAAAGAAAGCTTAACAGAAATTCTGAACGAAAACAAGACCATTTCTATGGAACTTATGGAGCTTTTATCTGCAAATATTTCTAATATAAAAGCTCAATTATTACAAATGGCCTATAGTTCTGTACGCAGAAAAACAGCGCAGACCTTATTACAATTTGCAGATGTTATGAATACCAAACCAGATGAGCCCATTAGAATTTCACGTAATGACCTAGCAAGTGTTGCAGGCATAGCGACCGAAAGTTTGATACGCACATTATCTGGTTTTAAAAAAGAAGGTCTTATAGCCGTCGAAGGTAGAAATATTCAAATATTAGAACTCAAAGCATTACAATATGTAAATTAAGCGATATCTGATAAATATCATTTATCACGTTTCATCAACTATT harbors:
- a CDS encoding response regulator, whose protein sequence is MKRILLIEDDKALRENTEELLELAGYTVMTAPNGKIGITAAIENLPDIIICDIMMPEVDGYGVLESLTNNEKTKQIPFIFLSAKTEHKEIRKGMDLGADDYLTKPFDEEDLMSAVESRLAKAELLLRMQDETSKEHGVSENEMRTIHELKNFFDDNGEVVNFKQGENIYEEDSRSNKIYLVLKGLVKCYNMDPDGKELITSLAKADDFLGFTSFLNNVPYQESATAMSDVELAGISKESLTEILNENKTISMELMELLSANISNIKAQLLQMAYSSVRRKTAQTLLQFADVMNTKPDEPIRISRNDLASVAGIATESLIRTLSGFKKEGLIAVEGRNIQILELKALQYVN